The DNA segment gcacacactggttCACCCCCACCCCTTCATAATGAGCCTGTTCCTCACCCTGCACCTACTCTAAAAGCATAACAAGTACAAACAATAAACACTTCTTAACACTTCTTAATAAACACTTATTCAATTACTTAGCTCGCCAAAATATATCTACAAATCGCTAAACCAAAAACTGAAAGCATTAATAGGTCACGTAGTTTTCCTGACCCGGCCTCACCTGGTCATGAAGGACTGTGCACCCTTGCCGGCCAAGAGTATCATGCCCCAGGTGAGTGCCCCCAGCAGCAGACTGAAGGGCAGGCCTCCTAGGAACAGCACAATGGGCAGCACAGGTAGGTCCTCTCCATGGGTGCTCAGGAGGGTCATGTCATCCTCTATCTCCATGTTCCTGTGCCAATACataggttaggtcaagtcaggttaggttgcaAAGGTTAGGTACAGTTGGGTATATGACAAGTGGTCTGTGTGAGGAAAATTAAATGTACTTATTAAAGATGAATGTGGTGAaatagcaccacacacacatactcacctGAGGACAAGATTGGCCACCTTAACGAAGGGCACCACAGCCAGGGGAGTGAGGGACAGCATGGAGGTGAAGAATGAGGGACAGGACCCTTGCTCTCCAATACCCTGCAAACAGAagcacacatcactcacacacacatacatacaaaccgCTGTCATCATCACCTGCCACTAAATGAAGTCCTGTCACTGCTGGTGTCTTTTTACCTCCTGCTACTAACTAAACTGTTGTCAATGCTCTCTCATTATCTCAAGTCCCATCagtcactaacacacacacaggtggctgAAGGAATCTGCTAATTTTCCATTTTGTAGCTCTCGGAACAACTGGGTAAAGCTGGATTTAGATACAAGCCATAGAAAAGTATaataaatatatctttttattacAGCATGGACAGTATATAtaatcaaatgaataaataagtaataaaatataaaacttaAACCAGTATTATACCCTAAATAAATCtgcaataaaacaacaaaaaagaaaaaaaagaacaattactaccactactacaactatcacaAAAGACCCAGCAGTATCATcagcacaaccaccatcacGTCCTATCTTAGCCtgactaccatcaccaccaccatgccccCTATCCTGGCttccataccaccaccaccaccaccatgccccTATCTCAGCCACAACAAGACAGTTGGTTTGTCTCACCCTCATCTGGCgtgtgagggagagcaggaggtgGACAGCACAGTAGGCGGGGATCTGGTAGCCGTACAGCAGCACAAGACGCCGGAACACTCCCACAAAACTCCCCTGAACGCTGCGCAacacaaggaagaggagtattACTATGAAATCCTCAGAGTTTTGGGTTactctctctctaaaatcttGAATGTTAtgtcgtattctctctctctctctctctcgctctttaaAATCCTGTGAGTTATGGTGTATTCTCTCTCTAAAATCTTCAGTGTTAtggttcattctctctctctctctctctctctctctctctacatatgtCAGTCAGGTTAACatgattcctacattattaacaagaaaaacactcttgagaatctggcttatcatatctgtggcctttgaaaatagttgtggtgagagagcaaagcatttcagaatacaggtcTTGGTatggcgcgcacacacacacacacacacacttacaggaTGGTGTATGTGCATTCTGGGTTGAGGACAAACTGCACACTGGCCGTCGAGTTGGCGTTAAGGGCGGGCACATCAATCTCCGCTATATAGGAGACTCCAGAGCCACTGTGGAGGGAAGAGCAGTGATAGGACATTGACAGGTAGCTGACAGGACAGTAGGGCACATCAGAATACACTGGAATACTAACAGAACATTGACAAAATAATCTAACAGGAAGTGGATGGAAGTATGGTCACAAGGTTTTGGGAGGATAACTGAGGTAATAGGAACAGTGATAGGACGTGAATGGGAAGGTCACAGGACATAAGagaatacataggaatacactgaaacactaaCACAACAGTGAAAGATTTAATAAAGAGGCAGAAGGGAAGGCTGATAGGACGCAGACAGAATGATAACTGTGGagagaagaacaataataagacATACatatctacatacatacatacatacatacaaacatacatacgtacataggAATATATTAGAATGCTAACACAATACTTGAAGAATTATTTAATAGAGGAACAGAAGGGAAAGTTGATAATAGTAGAGAATAATTGTGGAGGGAAGAACAATGATAGGAAGCTGAtaggatatacatacatacatacaggatAATTAAAGGACAGTAATAGAATAAGAGAACAGACTAGGATACTTTATAGCAATTTGTAAATAGGTATAaagttaatgatgatgaggaatgAAATAATGACAACTTACTCCGACAAGTGGCTATGTACAACCAACTCATCAAGTCACCTGTTCTGTATGTAGGAGATCTTCTGTGTCCAGGGGGTGTACAGCCTGGCCATGGGCACCTCCTGCATGTGGCAACTCTGGCGCGGCCGCAGAATGAACTTTAACGACTGCCAGGACTCAGAGAAGCCGTTAAGGGTCACATTGTAGGACAGGGCCTTCTGCGGGGTGGTGTCCACAACGAGGGTCTGGGTGAAGGAACGCAGGAAGGATGGCACATGCGTGGACCGCTGCCGACCTGTCTGGCTGTGCACGTCCACTGCCACGCCCACCTGTGACGGCAGGCAGGgagtgatgttaggttaggttagacaggGAGTTGCTAGTTGAGAGGGCATCTAGTATGGCttgatttatttagttttagaTGGGGTAATGAGAGTAAGgcttgatttggttaggttaggttaagttatttaGACAGGGAGGCAATGAGTGTTAGGATAGTTTGGTTAGTGTTTAGACAGGCAGGTGGTGACACATCCCACCTTCTCATCAGATGGGGGAATGCAGACAACAACATGGGTGTAGCCGGCCTCTCCCAGCGCTGCCAGGTCCACCTCCACGGACTTCATCTTGCCCAGCATCTTCTGAGTCTTGCCGGACAGGTTGAGGCCCACCGAGCTGTGCAGGGAACACACCTCATGTTAACCCTGCAACGGCTCTGACTCAGGTTTGGTGAATGGTGTAATGCAAGTTTAGAATACAATCTTACTTAATTCACTGTTATTCTATGCATCTTTCCTTAATGACTagccattctgagacatctttccttgttttacAGCCACTGCAAAACATTACACtggctaaagagagagagacagagacaaatgcTGAAAGACAATGACTCCCCACACTTTcagcctcccacagcctcaccaCATCTGCATCCCCttctgagtggtggtggtggtggtggtggtggtagaggcagCACAGGCAACGACCCAGTTTTTGTTGTCCAGGTTGTTGGCGATGATGGTGGCCAGGTGGTACTGGGGATGGCCGGGCCGCAGCGGAATGGCCAGGTAGGTCTTTCGCGGGGTGGAGGTGGCAGTGTGGGTGAACTGTCTCTTAGATGCCTCCATCCACACACCCTCCTTGTCCAGCGGTATTGAATGTGGGTAGCTGGATGTTTTGTATCGTTTCCCTGTGATCTTCTGTAGGAGGTGAAGGAACTATTAAGTCTCCTATTTGGTGTTTAAGTAGCAGAGACTTGAAGGGATCTTAATGTTAGGAAAATCTGTGGAGCAATgcagaggaggtgaaggaagtgctAAGCTTCCTATGTGGTGCAGCAGAAACTATGAGGGAGTTTTAATGTGCAGTGTTCCGAGGCGACACTTGATGAGTAAAATTTTACGACACAAGCAGGACACAAACCCTGGAGAGGTGGTAGTCGAACACGTCGATGATATGAGTCCTGTTGGTGGTGAGCTGCTGGGTGTTGGTGTCCACACAGTCAAAGAGGGCACGCATGGTGGCCATCACCAGCTGccagcaccacaccacagcctGGTGGTCGGCTGTCAGCCAGCACGATGGGATCTGTCAATGTGTGGTGACAACAATGGTGCTTAAGACACATTCTGTATTGTAATTAGTTTTGGATTTGATTATCTAGGtacttctctttttgttttgtttttgactCAAGTAATGAAGCTGTTTTGACTAGTGAGTGATGTAATGAAGCTGTTTTGACTAATGACTGATGTAATGAAGCTGTTTTGACTAATGACTGATGTAATGAAGCTGTTTTGACTAGTCACTCAGATGTAATGAGGCTGTTTCTGATCACTATCCTGAACCAACACAAAGTTTTTGAtgttcccactggtctccttttATCTACTCAACTAACTTCTAATTAAACAGTGCCAGGTCCTCCCCAGCAGTAAAGCCTCAcattggcagtggtggtagccAGGTCAGCGAGGGGGGTGTTGGTGTGGGATGTGGGCACCTGGATGTCGTTCCTGCCGCCGCCCACCGTCAGCAGCACCACCTCCTTTAGGTCAAAGTCGCGCTCCATCATCCAGAAAGTGTtcacctgagggagagaggaacggGTCACTCAAAAATGTAAGACAGAGTGAGATAACAGTCTACCTTCACAACACTGGCAAGGATAAAAGGTAAGTTAATGGGAAGCAGAATGAAACAGCAGTCCATCTTCACATCACTGGCAAGGATAAAAGACAAGTTAATGAGAAGCAGAATAAGATAACACATCCCATCTTGACAACACTGGCAGAGGTAAACAAGAGAGGTTACTGgcaaggagaagcaggagataACATGTTCCGTCTCCACAACACTGGCAAGGATAAAGACAAGTTGATGAGAAGCAGAATGAGATAACACGTTCCATCTTGGCAACACTGGCAGAAGTAAAAAGAGGTTACTGGCAAGAAAAAGCAGATAACATGTTCCATCTCCACAACACTGGCAAGGATAAAGACAAGTTGATGAGGAGAGTGATATAACACATTCCCAAGCAGAATGCGGAGGCGATACATTCCATCTTCACAACACAGGCAGGAATAAAGATAAGTTAATGAGAAGCAGAATGCAATAACACGTTTCCATCTTCACAACACTGGCAAGATAAACATGAGAGGTCAGTGAGAGGCACAGTGAGGTCAACAAACAGTCTCTCACAACACTGCCAAGAATAAACAAGATTATTAACACAACACTGGCAAGATAAACAAGGCATGTTATTGACAAGCAGAATGAGGATAGGACATGTTCCCATCTTGGCAATACTGGCAAGGATGAAAGACAGGCCAATGAAAAGCAGAATGAGGTGATAACACTATATAACATTCCATCTTCACAACAAtggaaagataaacaagaaacgTTATTGACAAACACAACAGGATAACACATTCCTCGTTGACGATACTGGCAGATAAAACAATCCGGGTTACAGACAGGCAAAGTGAGGTGAACAAAACACTCTTTCACAAAACAGGCAGGAATGAATAACACATTCCTCGTTCACGATATTGGCAAGATAAACAATTAAGGTTATAGACAGGTAGAGTGAGGTGAACAAAACAGTCTATCTTCACAACACAAGGCAGGGATTACCAGCATGACAAAGGATCTGGCAGAGGGTCGCCACACACAGCGTATCAGGTGGACAGCCCCTGCCACAAGCCCACTGACTGTCGGCAAAATTATTATCATGGTGAGTGA comes from the Scylla paramamosain isolate STU-SP2022 chromosome 45, ASM3559412v1, whole genome shotgun sequence genome and includes:
- the LOC135094516 gene encoding GPI inositol-deacylase-like, whose product is MAFEVKLVIAGMLATLLTLGGYEHLFNLEPNRCEMTYMFQKPHFIPIQLLTEVAKQFPLYGLYVYGEGDLVKDLEDKKYAGVPVLFVPGNGGSHKQVRSLASVAYRKSFEDGINFHFNFFTVDLNEELAALYGAVLERQTEFVSIAIKHILGLYEGQKGKPESVILVGHSMGGMVARAVYTTKQVTAAMAPLIITQATPHTRPVLILDPYIQKFYDKVNTFWMMERDFDLKEVVLLTVGGGRNDIQVPTSHTNTPLADLATTTANIPSCWLTADHQAVVWCWQLVMATMRALFDCVDTNTQQLTTNRTHIIDVFDYHLSRKITGKRYKTSSYPHSIPLDKEGVWMEASKRQFTHTATSTPRKTYLAIPLRPGHPQYHLATIIANNLDNKNWVVACAASTTTTTTTTTQKGMQMCSVGLNLSGKTQKMLGKMKSVEVDLAALGEAGYTHVVVCIPPSDEKVGVAVDVHSQTGRQRSTHVPSFLRSFTQTLVVDTTPQKALSYNVTLNGFSESWQSLKFILRPRQSCHMQEVPMARLYTPWTQKISYIQNSGSGVSYIAEIDVPALNANSTASVQFVLNPECTYTILVQGSFVGVFRRLVLLYGYQIPAYCAVHLLLSLTRQMRGIGEQGSCPSFFTSMLSLTPLAVVPFVKVANLVLRNMEIEDDMTLLSTHGEDLPVLPIVLFLGGLPFSLLLGALTWGMILLAGKGAQSFMTRVLGHTIGATDMLADLAVTGLSRVPIIVGAALISLAYSTCGTLALCVAVIFYFLKVSKQYEEYVERLAACVIPGPSGRDAAAQRSLSRLHFHLTLLMLVGLVTTLHLPTLVIWSRLVRTNLQVTDDPSREVTIIVLLALCFLWQKKMPQPNRKYYKQVSYIIHFLALVGLLFGAVHTYRISYIVAAALALTAAHQILAPLAPEDSSPDSCDSPTQPYMENLTSEDSGHSQATTPGSDLSRDS